In Silene latifolia isolate original U9 population chromosome X, ASM4854445v1, whole genome shotgun sequence, the following proteins share a genomic window:
- the LOC141623517 gene encoding aspartokinase 1, chloroplastic-like isoform X2, with protein MASSSIMHLQAPKFIFSSHRPLQSFSPINATISSTITIRPASLYCRHSRVTCVGVQEKKESSAIVEFTEDKTDENDFTIVMKFGGSSVASAHRMREIADLILSFPDENPLIVLSAMGKTTNNLLNAGEKAVGCGGSKASDIPELTLIKDLHLRTVSELDIPPSVISSHLEELEELLKAIGRTKELTPRTTDYLVSFGECMSTRIFAAYLNSRGVKARQYDAFDIGFITTDEFTNADILEATYPALSKRLRDDWEADPAIPIVTGFLGKGCKSCAITTLGRGGSDLTATTLGKALGLREIQVWKDVDGVLTGDPTICSQAKPVPFLTFDEAAELAYFGAQVLHPQSMRPAREGDIPVRVKNSYNPKAPGTLINRTRDMSEVLLTSIVLKRNVTMLDIASTRMLGQFGFLAKVFSILKDLGISVDVVATSEVSISLTLDPSKLWSRELIQQELDRVVEELEKIAVVNLLQNRSIISLIGNVQYSSLILEKVFHVLRTNNVNVQMISQGASKVNISLIVNDHEAEKCVKALHCAFFESDVPQLRLSGGNGSAVLVEK; from the exons ATGGCGTCTTCCTCCATCATGCATTTGCAAGCTCCCAAATTCATCTTCTCATCACATCGTCCTCTTCAATCATTTTCCCCCATTAACGCTACTATCTCCAGTACTATCACTATTCGCCCAGCGTCTCTATACTGCCGTCATTCGAGAGTCACATGCGTGGGTGTCCAGGAGAAGAAGGAATCTTCCGCCATTGTTGAGTTTACAGAGgataaaacagatgaaaatgaTTTCACTATTGTCATGAAATTTGGAGGCTCATCCGTTGCGTCCGCACATAGAATGCGAGAAATTGCTGATTTAATACTTAGTTTTCCTGACGAAAATCCTCTCATTGTGCTTTCTGCTATGGGTAAAACCACCAATAATCTCCTCAAT GCCGGAGAAAAGGCTGTCGGTTGTGGAGGATCTAAGGCTTCAGATATTCCCGAGCTTACTCTTATCAAGGATCTCCATCTCAGGACTGTTTCTGAGCTTGATATTCCGCCTTCCGTTATCTCCT CTCATCTAGAAGAATTAGAGGAGCTTCTCAAGGCCATTGGGAGGACGAAAGAGCTTACTCCTCGCACTACGGACTATCTTGTTTCTTTTGGGGAGTGTATGTCTACCCGCATTTTTGCAGCCTATTTGAACTCTCGTGGCGTTAAAGCCCGTCAA TATGATGCATTTGATATTGGCTTTATTACAACGGATGAGTTCACCAATGCGGATATTTTAGAAGCAACATATCCAGCTTTATCCAAGAGACTACGTGATGATTGGGAGGCTGATCCTGCAATTCCCATAGTCACAGGTTTCCTTGGGAAG GGTTGCAAGTCCTGTGCTATCACAACACTGGGTAGGGGCGGCAGCGATTTAACAGCTACAACCCTTGGAAAAGCACTGGGATTACGGGAGATACAG GTATGGAAAGATGTGGATGGAGTCTTGACCGGTGATCCGACAATATGTTCTCAAGCTAAACCTGTACCCTTCCTGACTTTTGATgaggctgctgaacttgcttatTTTGGGGCGCAG GTTTTGCATCCTCAATCCATGAGGCCTGCTAGGGAGGGGGATATTCCTGTCAGAGTGAAAAATTCTTACAACCCCAAAGCTCCTGGGACACTCATTAACAGGACACGAGATATGAGTGAG GTTTTATTGACTAGTATAGTGTTAAAGCGTAATGTTACCATGCTGGATATTGCTAGTACTCGCATGCTTGGTCAGTTTGGCTTCCTTGCAAAG GTGTTTTCAATTTTAAAAGATTTAGGGATCTCAGTTGATGTTGTTGCTACGAGTGAAGTCAGTATATCACTCACCTTAGATCCATCAAAGCTTTGGAGCCGAGAATTGATTCAACAG GAGCTTGATCGTGTGGTAGAAGAGCTAGAAAAGATTGCAGTTGTCAACTTACTGCAGAACAGATCAATTATCTCCCTCATTGGGAATGTCCAGTATTCTTCTTTAATTCTTGAAAAG GTCTTTCATGTTCTCCGAACTAACAATGTCAATGTTCAGATGATCTCTCAAGGGGCTTCAAag GTAAATATATCTTTGATAGTAAATGACCATGAGGCTGAAAAATGCGTGAAGGCGCTACATTGCGCTTTTTTTGAGAGTGATGTTCCTCAACTCCGTCTAAGTGGTGGAAACGGCTCAGCAGTTCTTGTAGAGAAATAA
- the LOC141623517 gene encoding aspartokinase 1, chloroplastic-like isoform X1, giving the protein MASSSIMHLQAPKFIFSSHRPLQSFSPINATISSTITIRPASLYCRHSRVTCVGVQEKKESSAIVEFTEDKTDENDFTIVMKFGGSSVASAHRMREIADLILSFPDENPLIVLSAMGKTTNNLLNAGEKAVGCGGSKASDIPELTLIKDLHLRTVSELDIPPSVISSHLEELEELLKAIGRTKELTPRTTDYLVSFGECMSTRIFAAYLNSRGVKARQYDAFDIGFITTDEFTNADILEATYPALSKRLRDDWEADPAIPIVTGFLGKGCKSCAITTLGRGGSDLTATTLGKALGLREIQVWKDVDGVLTGDPTICSQAKPVPFLTFDEAAELAYFGAQVLHPQSMRPAREGDIPVRVKNSYNPKAPGTLINRTRDMSEVLLTSIVLKRNVTMLDIASTRMLGQFGFLAKVFSILKDLGISVDVVATSEVSISLTLDPSKLWSRELIQQARELDRVVEELEKIAVVNLLQNRSIISLIGNVQYSSLILEKVFHVLRTNNVNVQMISQGASKVNISLIVNDHEAEKCVKALHCAFFESDVPQLRLSGGNGSAVLVEK; this is encoded by the exons ATGGCGTCTTCCTCCATCATGCATTTGCAAGCTCCCAAATTCATCTTCTCATCACATCGTCCTCTTCAATCATTTTCCCCCATTAACGCTACTATCTCCAGTACTATCACTATTCGCCCAGCGTCTCTATACTGCCGTCATTCGAGAGTCACATGCGTGGGTGTCCAGGAGAAGAAGGAATCTTCCGCCATTGTTGAGTTTACAGAGgataaaacagatgaaaatgaTTTCACTATTGTCATGAAATTTGGAGGCTCATCCGTTGCGTCCGCACATAGAATGCGAGAAATTGCTGATTTAATACTTAGTTTTCCTGACGAAAATCCTCTCATTGTGCTTTCTGCTATGGGTAAAACCACCAATAATCTCCTCAAT GCCGGAGAAAAGGCTGTCGGTTGTGGAGGATCTAAGGCTTCAGATATTCCCGAGCTTACTCTTATCAAGGATCTCCATCTCAGGACTGTTTCTGAGCTTGATATTCCGCCTTCCGTTATCTCCT CTCATCTAGAAGAATTAGAGGAGCTTCTCAAGGCCATTGGGAGGACGAAAGAGCTTACTCCTCGCACTACGGACTATCTTGTTTCTTTTGGGGAGTGTATGTCTACCCGCATTTTTGCAGCCTATTTGAACTCTCGTGGCGTTAAAGCCCGTCAA TATGATGCATTTGATATTGGCTTTATTACAACGGATGAGTTCACCAATGCGGATATTTTAGAAGCAACATATCCAGCTTTATCCAAGAGACTACGTGATGATTGGGAGGCTGATCCTGCAATTCCCATAGTCACAGGTTTCCTTGGGAAG GGTTGCAAGTCCTGTGCTATCACAACACTGGGTAGGGGCGGCAGCGATTTAACAGCTACAACCCTTGGAAAAGCACTGGGATTACGGGAGATACAG GTATGGAAAGATGTGGATGGAGTCTTGACCGGTGATCCGACAATATGTTCTCAAGCTAAACCTGTACCCTTCCTGACTTTTGATgaggctgctgaacttgcttatTTTGGGGCGCAG GTTTTGCATCCTCAATCCATGAGGCCTGCTAGGGAGGGGGATATTCCTGTCAGAGTGAAAAATTCTTACAACCCCAAAGCTCCTGGGACACTCATTAACAGGACACGAGATATGAGTGAG GTTTTATTGACTAGTATAGTGTTAAAGCGTAATGTTACCATGCTGGATATTGCTAGTACTCGCATGCTTGGTCAGTTTGGCTTCCTTGCAAAG GTGTTTTCAATTTTAAAAGATTTAGGGATCTCAGTTGATGTTGTTGCTACGAGTGAAGTCAGTATATCACTCACCTTAGATCCATCAAAGCTTTGGAGCCGAGAATTGATTCAACAGGCAAGA GAGCTTGATCGTGTGGTAGAAGAGCTAGAAAAGATTGCAGTTGTCAACTTACTGCAGAACAGATCAATTATCTCCCTCATTGGGAATGTCCAGTATTCTTCTTTAATTCTTGAAAAG GTCTTTCATGTTCTCCGAACTAACAATGTCAATGTTCAGATGATCTCTCAAGGGGCTTCAAag GTAAATATATCTTTGATAGTAAATGACCATGAGGCTGAAAAATGCGTGAAGGCGCTACATTGCGCTTTTTTTGAGAGTGATGTTCCTCAACTCCGTCTAAGTGGTGGAAACGGCTCAGCAGTTCTTGTAGAGAAATAA